A region of Halosolutus amylolyticus DNA encodes the following proteins:
- a CDS encoding carboxymuconolactone decarboxylase family protein gives MVSTESREEIERTLGQVPSWMELIAEPAGDHSWGIFRDLTFGETELSPREKGLIGVAAASAMKCPYCAYFHKAESRLAGVSEAEIEEAVNLASSTQYFSTLLHGNEVDVDEFAAETDEIVEHIEQQEATADD, from the coding sequence ATGGTATCAACAGAGTCACGCGAGGAGATCGAACGGACGCTCGGGCAGGTCCCGAGCTGGATGGAGCTCATCGCCGAGCCGGCCGGCGATCACAGCTGGGGAATTTTCCGCGACCTCACGTTCGGAGAGACAGAACTCTCCCCACGGGAGAAGGGACTGATCGGGGTCGCCGCGGCGTCTGCGATGAAGTGTCCGTACTGCGCCTACTTCCACAAGGCGGAGTCGCGGCTGGCGGGCGTCTCGGAGGCCGAAATCGAGGAGGCCGTCAACCTCGCCAGTTCCACCCAGTACTTCTCGACGCTGCTCCACGGCAACGAGGTCGACGTGGACGAGTTCGCCGCGGAGACGGACGAAATCGTCGAGCACATCGAGCAACAGGAGGCGACGGCTGACGACTGA